In Dehalococcoidia bacterium, a genomic segment contains:
- a CDS encoding SRPBCC family protein: MTPFTEAVVAANDYHFISRWRVRGTCEEVYEILQDAKGLPRWWPSVYLDALEIQSGGPERKDMVVRVQAKGWLPVKLNWHFAVTDSDPPRGFGLKAWGDLEGTGRWTLSQDGDFVDVTYDWRVRGRKPVLRYTSAFFRPLFSHSHHWAMRKGEESLRLELERRRAKSAAERARVPPAPGPAPSPPAPLVMGIGLLVAWLLLGRAGRRRRQPRRSRA, from the coding sequence GTGACGCCGTTCACGGAGGCCGTGGTGGCGGCTAACGACTACCACTTCATCAGCCGCTGGCGCGTGCGCGGCACTTGCGAAGAGGTCTATGAGATCTTGCAGGACGCAAAGGGCCTGCCCCGCTGGTGGCCTTCCGTTTACCTGGACGCGCTCGAGATCCAGTCGGGCGGGCCGGAACGGAAGGACATGGTGGTGCGCGTGCAGGCGAAGGGCTGGCTGCCGGTGAAGTTGAACTGGCACTTTGCCGTGACGGACTCGGACCCGCCGCGAGGCTTCGGCCTCAAAGCCTGGGGCGACCTCGAGGGCACAGGGCGGTGGACGCTGTCCCAGGACGGCGACTTCGTCGACGTCACCTACGACTGGCGTGTCCGGGGGCGGAAGCCAGTGCTGCGCTATACGTCCGCGTTCTTCCGGCCGCTGTTCAGCCACAGCCACCACTGGGCGATGCGAAAGGGCGAAGAGAGCTTGAGGCTGGAACTGGAGCGCCGCCGGGCGAAGTCGGCTGCAGAGCGAGCGCGGGTGCCGCCGGCGCCGGGGCCGGCGCCATCACCGCCGGCGCCGCTGGTGATGGGCATCGGCCTGCTGGTCGCGTGGCTCCTCCTGGGCCGTGCAGGGAGACGGCGCCGCCAGCCCCGGCGCTCGAGAGCGTAG